A region from the Brevibacterium paucivorans genome encodes:
- the map gene encoding type I methionyl aminopeptidase, with protein MFGSKVELKSDKEIALMRKAGLVSRAALEAARSVLVPGVTTAEVDAASAQAIADAGATSNFLGYYGYPATVCVSVNEEIVHGIPGDRVIREGDLVSIDGGAIVDGWHGDNAFTTLVGDGGDPDDQRLSDVTEESMWAGIAAFASAKRVGDVGVAIEDYIMDVAPDLSIVEDFTGHGIGTQMHMEPEVLNYGAKNRGPRVRPGMVICIEPIVVRGNQANTTLDDEWTVVTNDGSRAAHWENTVAMHQNGIWVLTEPDGGEARLAPYGVTPVPLSE; from the coding sequence ATGTTCGGTTCCAAAGTGGAACTGAAATCGGACAAAGAAATCGCGCTCATGCGGAAAGCTGGGCTCGTATCGCGGGCGGCTCTGGAAGCCGCCCGTTCGGTTTTGGTTCCGGGTGTAACTACCGCCGAGGTCGATGCGGCTTCCGCTCAGGCGATCGCTGACGCTGGGGCCACGTCCAATTTCTTGGGGTATTACGGTTATCCTGCGACAGTCTGTGTTTCAGTGAACGAAGAGATTGTTCACGGGATCCCCGGTGATCGGGTGATTCGCGAGGGCGACCTCGTTTCGATTGACGGTGGCGCGATTGTCGATGGTTGGCACGGTGACAACGCCTTCACCACACTCGTCGGGGACGGAGGTGACCCCGACGACCAGCGTCTGTCTGATGTGACCGAGGAATCTATGTGGGCGGGTATCGCCGCGTTCGCCTCGGCTAAGCGGGTCGGCGACGTCGGTGTCGCAATTGAAGACTACATCATGGATGTGGCGCCCGATCTGTCCATTGTGGAAGATTTCACTGGCCATGGAATTGGCACGCAAATGCACATGGAGCCCGAGGTTCTTAACTACGGGGCTAAGAACCGTGGCCCCCGGGTTCGTCCCGGAATGGTGATTTGCATCGAGCCAATTGTGGTCCGCGGTAACCAGGCCAACACCACATTGGACGACGAATGGACCGTTGTGACGAACGATGGTTCGCGTGCCGCGCACTGGGAGAACACGGTCGCAATGCACCAGAACGGTATCTGGGTTTTGACCGAACCCGACGGGGGAGAAGCGCGACTGGCGCCCTATGGCGTTACCCCTGTGCCACTTTCTGAATGA
- a CDS encoding alpha/beta hydrolase: protein MTQHQLQRRRRGVGAFAFISSLSLAVTMGALPAQAQPTEDAPTQDSATEAAQAPAASEEAQEIAEPRAPEETAAPEATSDAEPTEPPTDADAEGTEEQPAPVGEGEEPAEDALDKYYPELAKKMFDADGDGKYKITEPVEGGKGAGNIAPGLEKFYNQKVDFSPENCEALGYRTYEDVVGRKAECGYMIAPIDVKDASKGNIAIAVMKVKSGKLDKDGKFTPTKAKGSVMWNPGGPGGSGMTMSVAGAKFDPELAEDFDMIGFDPRGTGSSMPFSQCSSDKQVDRDRESNSFGMDRDAAEEDLNNRAKRYTDDCFSNTGKLFDLGKATQEDVMKHLGTWDAVGDLDLLRSITGDDKLNYVGFSYGTRLGYVYAQKYGANVGKLVLDGVVDPGNVDKAAIESLKQINQRSDRYLTKKVTAKAPVDDSDFTDDQKDTIAQGAGFQGTFEQFALDCSEKGAEKKTYGELWPEFAGSDLADQPFSCALGDGITDTKKLTEANAKLLQTLETANDGKGLPTGQPNDNRMVSFADGRQGVFQALYSESLWSQLNVALNELKAGKSAGGLMILADQYMDRDENGHYAPMLQAFTNIRCTDSNSKGDEPSKDLLRRFAQAYDDAAPFQAATVAPGVYDYCDFWKFKGTLPGPEKLTKVPNILVISTSHDSATPYDSGVKLARLIDGTLLSVSGASHTSFISGEEEKMCVDETVNDFFKKGSVPEDGDFGAKLKKPDTAKDDLGNTVTFNTRCKVETFRESSFSTSTSKAHAGEKIGFMFGHYTSEAEYSVRVGDETVATAKSDNGGNGAGTFTLPESLEPGNVKVSLVDAKGKVLATRDLEIMKKEKPKEEEPETGGNVDNGKDGSSDEGGSDKGGSSDEGDGKDGSDKGGSSDESGSEKGGSSDGGSDKGDGKGSKDSNANGSMPRTGTELGFQAGIALILVATGAGAVVVARKRRQQ, encoded by the coding sequence ATGACACAACATCAATTGCAACGGCGGAGGCGCGGTGTCGGTGCCTTCGCCTTTATTTCGTCCTTGTCCCTCGCAGTAACCATGGGTGCGCTCCCCGCGCAGGCACAGCCCACCGAAGATGCACCGACGCAAGATTCGGCAACGGAAGCTGCACAGGCCCCTGCCGCCTCGGAAGAAGCACAGGAAATCGCCGAACCCCGCGCCCCGGAGGAAACGGCGGCACCTGAAGCCACCTCGGACGCGGAACCAACCGAACCCCCCACCGACGCTGACGCAGAAGGCACAGAAGAACAGCCAGCCCCCGTTGGCGAAGGTGAAGAACCAGCCGAAGACGCTCTGGACAAGTACTACCCAGAGCTCGCCAAGAAGATGTTTGACGCCGACGGTGACGGCAAGTACAAGATCACCGAACCAGTCGAAGGCGGCAAAGGTGCCGGAAACATCGCGCCTGGACTCGAGAAGTTCTACAACCAGAAGGTCGACTTCTCGCCCGAAAACTGTGAAGCACTGGGCTACAGGACTTACGAGGATGTCGTTGGGCGTAAGGCCGAATGTGGCTACATGATCGCGCCCATCGATGTGAAGGATGCCAGCAAGGGCAACATCGCTATTGCGGTCATGAAGGTCAAGTCGGGGAAGCTTGATAAAGACGGCAAATTCACGCCAACGAAGGCCAAGGGTTCGGTTATGTGGAACCCAGGTGGCCCAGGTGGCTCCGGTATGACCATGTCGGTCGCCGGCGCCAAGTTTGACCCAGAATTGGCTGAAGACTTCGACATGATCGGTTTCGATCCACGTGGAACCGGTTCCTCGATGCCGTTCTCACAGTGCTCGTCCGACAAGCAGGTCGACAGGGACCGTGAGTCCAACTCGTTCGGAATGGACCGCGACGCAGCGGAAGAAGACCTGAACAACCGTGCGAAGCGTTACACGGACGACTGCTTCAGCAACACAGGAAAGCTCTTCGACCTGGGTAAGGCTACCCAGGAAGACGTCATGAAGCACCTGGGAACCTGGGACGCTGTTGGTGACCTGGACCTGCTCCGCTCTATCACCGGTGACGACAAACTGAACTACGTGGGATTCTCCTACGGAACGCGCCTTGGTTACGTGTACGCGCAGAAGTACGGCGCGAACGTTGGGAAGTTGGTTCTCGACGGTGTTGTTGACCCGGGTAACGTAGACAAAGCTGCGATCGAGTCTCTGAAGCAAATCAACCAGCGCTCTGACCGCTACCTCACCAAGAAGGTCACGGCCAAGGCTCCTGTTGACGACTCGGACTTCACCGACGACCAGAAAGACACGATTGCGCAGGGTGCCGGATTCCAGGGCACGTTCGAACAGTTCGCGCTGGACTGTTCAGAAAAGGGTGCAGAAAAGAAGACCTACGGTGAGCTCTGGCCAGAGTTTGCGGGCTCGGATCTTGCTGACCAGCCGTTCTCGTGTGCTTTGGGTGACGGAATTACCGATACCAAGAAGCTCACTGAAGCTAACGCTAAGCTCCTCCAGACCCTGGAAACTGCAAACGATGGAAAGGGTCTGCCAACCGGACAGCCAAACGACAACCGTATGGTGTCATTTGCTGACGGACGTCAGGGTGTATTCCAGGCCCTGTACTCCGAGTCCCTGTGGTCGCAGCTCAACGTTGCTCTGAACGAACTGAAGGCCGGAAAATCTGCCGGTGGTCTGATGATCCTGGCTGACCAGTACATGGACCGTGACGAAAATGGTCACTACGCGCCAATGCTGCAGGCGTTCACCAACATTCGATGCACCGACTCGAACTCGAAGGGCGACGAACCGTCGAAGGACCTGCTCCGTCGTTTCGCTCAGGCGTATGACGACGCTGCCCCGTTCCAGGCTGCAACCGTAGCTCCTGGTGTGTACGACTACTGTGACTTCTGGAAGTTCAAGGGAACTCTGCCTGGTCCTGAAAAGCTGACCAAGGTCCCGAACATTCTGGTTATCTCGACATCCCACGACTCAGCCACTCCGTACGACTCGGGTGTGAAGCTTGCACGTCTGATCGACGGAACCCTGCTGAGCGTTTCGGGAGCGTCGCACACCTCGTTCATCTCTGGTGAAGAAGAGAAGATGTGTGTTGACGAAACTGTGAACGACTTCTTCAAGAAGGGCAGTGTTCCAGAAGACGGTGACTTTGGTGCCAAGCTCAAGAAGCCGGACACCGCCAAGGATGACTTGGGCAACACCGTTACGTTTAACACCCGTTGCAAGGTCGAAACGTTCCGCGAATCGTCGTTCTCAACCTCGACGTCGAAGGCACACGCTGGTGAAAAGATCGGTTTCATGTTTGGCCACTACACTTCGGAAGCTGAGTACAGCGTCCGTGTGGGTGACGAAACGGTTGCGACCGCGAAGTCCGACAACGGTGGTAACGGTGCCGGCACCTTCACCCTTCCTGAAAGCCTGGAACCAGGAAACGTCAAGGTTTCACTGGTGGACGCCAAGGGCAAGGTTCTTGCCACACGCGACCTTGAAATCATGAAGAAGGAAAAGCCTAAGGAAGAAGAGCCTGAAACCGGTGGAAACGTCGACAATGGAAAGGATGGCTCGTCCGACGAGGGAGGGTCTGACAAGGGCGGCTCCTCTGACGAAGGCGACGGTAAAGACGGTTCCGATAAGGGCGGTTCGTCTGACGAGAGCGGCTCTGAAAAGGGCGGTTCGTCCGACGGTGGCTCCGATAAGGGCGACGGCAAGGGATCTAAGGATTCCAACGCCAACGGCTCAATGCCACGCACTGGTACTGAACTTGGATTCCAAGCAGGAATTGCTCTGATCCTGGTTGCAACTGGTGCAGGTGCAGTCGTTGTTGCACGCAAGCGCAGGCAACAGTAA
- a CDS encoding META domain-containing protein, protein MRGVWAVLISSVLLLVGCSQGSGSNQFGGTGETQGAEGTPDTNQTRILGRWEARDKSGAFLEFHDDGRVEGTTGCNGIVTQYTMNSNPDRNAARLEDYATTARGCPGVDEWLAHGREVEFDDTQMTVKDHSGKEVGKLFRS, encoded by the coding sequence ATGCGTGGGGTATGGGCCGTACTGATTTCAAGCGTTTTACTTTTAGTGGGTTGCTCGCAGGGTAGCGGAAGCAATCAGTTTGGTGGAACCGGGGAGACGCAAGGAGCTGAAGGAACCCCAGACACCAACCAGACACGGATCTTAGGACGATGGGAAGCACGCGACAAGAGTGGAGCGTTTCTAGAATTCCATGACGATGGGCGAGTCGAAGGAACGACTGGTTGTAACGGGATAGTCACCCAATACACAATGAACAGTAACCCGGATCGCAACGCTGCACGACTCGAGGACTACGCCACCACGGCGCGCGGTTGCCCAGGTGTCGATGAGTGGTTGGCCCATGGGCGCGAAGTGGAATTCGACGACACTCAGATGACGGTGAAGGACCACAGCGGTAAGGAAGTTGGAAAGCTGTTCCGCTCGTAA
- a CDS encoding LPXTG cell wall anchor domain-containing protein — protein MGVTPSKRLFSVGAVLAIGFAGVATTGTASFASEAAVAGAQFETNGDKLAKDSKVKGYAQGEDGKVLVFKVKGDKLNKDSEKFIRSHKNVKVVELEKPASFASGGQVVGGHPTILSNDAQTESAICSTGFALLSKKFSPQISTAGHCTAANIAVGDNMTPGTATKLHWADPTQSLAAGGEFETPNDQVQGKLKKFQMGAPGQIDPDKNLPGNTTEFPNGQKYIDFGIYDLTKHDGVYPRVTKWTNPSDLVADSIPVQKVKDAKIGDTVARSGRTTGYHSGKVLATGWFNVQGRMVKGFGGYLEGQPGDSGGPVITQDGGAAGVFSAYANTADGNYAWFSDLRNDLDQIGDGSRVLVEKEPGFEGAKAAAKSAPKGLPKGGKAAAEPVSTKVEEGGSLSGKADSMFTEGTFVLEDGTEVPVTVKDGKWSFKAPGKAGDKATGNLFLHTKYEVSLPLALSYTVTKASDKPTQEPTQEPSQKPTEEPTQKPSQKPSQEPTQKPSQKPTQKPTQEPTQKPSEKPSQTPTQKPTQKPTQEPSEKPTEATEPKLTVDPESIDVDKFAGDGEKDENVGVTYTVKGLKPGTKVTFQTKSGGEVVRETTGDADENGVAVARVWGESGPREGFLGKYSVIAKFDESELTGGFEVVDENAKPGDNGNDDAKPGDKNDNNNDNKPGDKNDKPSNDKSGNNDTKPSNDNNGKGNNVLPRTGTSALITAGVAVGMVAVGAGLVVASRRRKA, from the coding sequence ATGGGTGTAACGCCTTCTAAGCGACTGTTTTCGGTTGGTGCCGTTCTGGCTATTGGATTCGCCGGCGTCGCTACAACAGGAACAGCATCATTTGCTTCCGAGGCCGCAGTAGCGGGCGCACAGTTCGAAACGAACGGTGACAAGCTTGCGAAAGACTCCAAAGTAAAGGGTTATGCCCAGGGTGAAGACGGAAAGGTTCTCGTCTTCAAAGTCAAAGGCGACAAACTCAACAAAGACTCTGAAAAGTTCATTCGTAGCCACAAGAACGTCAAAGTCGTTGAGCTCGAAAAGCCTGCATCATTTGCTTCTGGTGGTCAGGTAGTCGGAGGACACCCCACCATCTTGTCGAATGACGCGCAAACGGAATCGGCTATCTGTTCGACCGGTTTTGCGTTGCTTTCAAAGAAGTTCTCACCGCAGATTTCAACTGCTGGTCACTGCACCGCAGCCAACATTGCTGTAGGTGACAACATGACACCTGGAACAGCCACAAAATTGCACTGGGCTGACCCCACGCAGTCGCTTGCAGCGGGTGGCGAATTCGAGACTCCGAACGACCAGGTGCAAGGTAAGCTCAAGAAGTTCCAGATGGGTGCCCCTGGACAGATTGATCCGGACAAAAACTTGCCGGGCAACACAACAGAATTCCCAAATGGGCAGAAGTACATTGACTTCGGCATCTACGACCTGACCAAGCACGACGGTGTCTATCCACGAGTCACCAAATGGACCAACCCATCTGACCTGGTTGCCGACAGTATTCCGGTTCAGAAGGTCAAGGATGCCAAGATCGGCGACACGGTTGCGCGATCGGGACGCACCACCGGCTACCACTCAGGAAAGGTCCTTGCAACCGGCTGGTTCAATGTTCAGGGCCGTATGGTTAAGGGCTTTGGCGGGTACTTGGAAGGTCAGCCTGGAGACTCAGGTGGACCGGTCATCACTCAAGACGGTGGCGCGGCCGGTGTCTTCTCCGCCTACGCAAATACAGCAGACGGAAACTACGCGTGGTTCTCTGACCTTCGCAACGACCTCGACCAAATTGGTGACGGGTCTCGCGTTCTCGTGGAAAAGGAGCCTGGATTCGAAGGAGCGAAGGCTGCCGCCAAGTCTGCTCCTAAGGGACTGCCAAAGGGCGGAAAAGCTGCAGCTGAACCAGTTTCCACGAAGGTTGAAGAAGGTGGAAGCCTGAGCGGCAAAGCCGACTCGATGTTCACAGAGGGTACCTTCGTGCTCGAAGATGGCACCGAGGTTCCAGTAACTGTGAAGGACGGCAAGTGGTCATTTAAGGCCCCAGGTAAAGCAGGCGACAAGGCTACCGGTAACCTCTTCCTGCACACCAAGTATGAAGTCTCCCTGCCTCTGGCACTTTCGTACACGGTGACCAAGGCTTCAGACAAGCCGACGCAGGAACCAACTCAGGAACCTTCGCAGAAGCCAACTGAGGAGCCTACGCAGAAACCGAGCCAGAAGCCTTCGCAGGAACCTACGCAGAAGCCTTCACAGAAGCCGACCCAGAAGCCCACGCAGGAACCTACGCAGAAGCCTTCGGAGAAGCCTTCGCAGACGCCAACTCAGAAGCCTACGCAGAAACCAACCCAGGAACCTTCGGAGAAGCCAACCGAAGCTACTGAGCCTAAGCTGACGGTTGACCCTGAAAGCATCGACGTTGACAAGTTCGCCGGTGACGGTGAGAAGGACGAAAACGTTGGTGTTACGTACACGGTCAAGGGTCTCAAGCCAGGAACTAAGGTGACGTTCCAGACCAAGTCGGGTGGCGAAGTTGTTCGTGAAACCACCGGTGATGCGGATGAAAACGGCGTAGCTGTCGCCCGTGTGTGGGGCGAGTCCGGTCCACGTGAAGGCTTCCTCGGGAAGTACTCGGTGATCGCGAAGTTCGACGAGTCTGAACTGACGGGCGGATTCGAAGTTGTTGACGAAAACGCTAAGCCTGGCGACAACGGTAACGACGATGCCAAGCCTGGTGACAAGAACGACAACAACAACGACAACAAGCCTGGCGACAAGAATGACAAGCCAAGCAACGACAAGTCCGGCAACAACGACACCAAGCCAAGCAACGACAACAACGGCAAGGGCAACAACGTACTGCCTCGCACGGGTACGTCTGCTCTTATCACTGCAGGTGTAGCAGTGGGAATGGTTGCAGTTGGTGCTGGTTTGGTTGTGGCTTCGCGCCGTCGTAAGGCGTAA
- a CDS encoding C2 family cysteine protease, with protein MLFKFKYSTWKPNHSTLRHAIAELEEIHSLANLHGLASVRADLGNLNTLLTSKRALCARLVNHIHTRKPELAYPLDHLPAVEPRFRGPATSERASLNDGVTQVRQGRLGDCWLIAALAACENTKPGFTSGLIEHSAHNTHTSAVRLHSPRLRKVAVTHRVPRRHRAGDNHLGANNASLVEKAVAALVHSYVRIQFNFAGTALWLLTGSWCPARPVPRDLGVVRGWLDSGRPVVASTLIHRRGARRLPREDNPDRWVGVMAGHVYVVRGVLRCDEDGRTGADEPWRVHVHNPLGGTEGEPRRTDLYLSAAQFRRTFLSVNVGPVL; from the coding sequence ATGCTGTTCAAGTTTAAATACTCCACTTGGAAGCCAAATCACAGTACACTTCGCCATGCGATAGCAGAGCTGGAAGAAATCCACTCACTCGCCAACCTCCACGGGCTCGCGTCAGTCCGGGCCGACCTCGGGAACCTCAACACCCTCCTCACCTCCAAGCGGGCCCTGTGCGCACGACTGGTCAATCACATCCACACTCGCAAACCGGAACTCGCTTACCCGCTGGATCACCTCCCCGCCGTTGAGCCACGTTTCCGCGGCCCCGCCACCAGTGAGCGCGCGTCCCTGAACGACGGCGTCACCCAGGTGCGTCAAGGCAGGCTGGGCGACTGTTGGCTCATCGCAGCGCTGGCCGCGTGCGAGAACACCAAACCTGGTTTCACCTCGGGCCTCATCGAACACAGCGCCCACAACACCCACACCAGCGCCGTGCGCCTCCACTCCCCCAGACTCCGCAAAGTCGCCGTAACCCACAGGGTTCCACGCCGCCACCGAGCAGGCGACAACCACCTCGGCGCCAACAACGCCAGCCTGGTCGAAAAGGCGGTCGCCGCCCTGGTCCACTCGTATGTGCGCATCCAGTTCAACTTCGCAGGAACAGCACTGTGGCTTCTCACAGGTTCGTGGTGCCCGGCACGGCCGGTCCCCCGCGACCTCGGCGTTGTGCGGGGCTGGCTGGACAGCGGGCGTCCCGTGGTTGCGTCAACGCTCATCCACCGCCGAGGTGCCCGTCGCCTTCCGCGTGAAGACAACCCTGACCGGTGGGTGGGTGTGATGGCGGGGCACGTGTACGTTGTGCGCGGTGTCCTAAGGTGTGATGAGGACGGCCGCACTGGCGCCGATGAGCCGTGGCGGGTTCACGTACACAACCCACTGGGTGGTACAGAAGGGGAACCCCGGCGCACCGACCTTTATCTTTCAGCCGCGCAGTTCAGGCGCACGTTTTTGAGCGTCAATGTAGGGCCGGTTCTGTAG
- the infA gene encoding translation initiation factor IF-1, with the protein MAKKEGVIEIEGTVVEALPNASFRVELTNGHKVLAHISGKMRQHYIRILPEDRVVVELSPYDLSRGRIVYRYK; encoded by the coding sequence ATGGCCAAAAAAGAAGGGGTCATTGAGATCGAAGGGACCGTTGTTGAAGCGCTTCCGAACGCATCGTTTCGGGTTGAGTTGACGAACGGTCACAAGGTGCTCGCTCACATCTCTGGAAAGATGCGCCAGCACTACATCCGTATTCTTCCCGAAGACCGTGTCGTAGTGGAGCTGTCTCCATACGACCTGTCGCGTGGACGAATTGTTTACCGCTACAAGTAA
- the rpmJ gene encoding 50S ribosomal protein L36, which produces MKVKPSVKKICESCKVIRRNSRVMVICTNPRHKQRQG; this is translated from the coding sequence ATGAAGGTTAAGCCCAGCGTCAAGAAGATCTGCGAAAGCTGCAAAGTCATCCGCCGCAACAGCCGCGTGATGGTTATCTGCACCAACCCGCGCCACAAGCAGCGTCAGGGCTGA
- the rpsM gene encoding 30S ribosomal protein S13, producing the protein MARLAGVDLPREKRVEVALTYIYGVGRTRASQTLTETGVSPDTRVKDLTDDELVQLRDYIEGTFKVEGDLRREVAADIRRKVEIGSYEGLRHRRGLPVRGQRTKTNARTRKGPKRTVAGKKK; encoded by the coding sequence ATGGCACGTCTTGCCGGAGTCGACCTCCCACGTGAAAAGCGTGTGGAAGTCGCCTTGACATACATTTATGGTGTGGGCCGCACTCGTGCGAGCCAGACCCTGACGGAGACCGGGGTAAGCCCGGACACCCGTGTGAAGGACCTGACTGACGATGAACTCGTGCAGCTGCGCGACTACATCGAAGGTACTTTCAAAGTAGAAGGTGACCTCCGCCGTGAGGTTGCCGCCGACATTCGCCGCAAGGTGGAAATCGGTAGCTACGAAGGCCTCCGCCACCGCCGCGGACTTCCAGTGCGTGGTCAGCGCACCAAGACCAACGCGCGTACCCGCAAGGGACCAAAGCGCACCGTGGCCGGTAAGAAGAAGTAA
- the rpsK gene encoding 30S ribosomal protein S11: MPPKSRAAARSTRRKVKKSVVNGQAHIKSTFNNTIVSITDPTGAVISWASSGEVGFKGSRKSTPYAAQMAAESAARRAQEHGLKKVDVFVKGPGSGRETAIRSLQAAGLELGTIQDVTPVPHNGCRPPKRRRG; this comes from the coding sequence ATGCCACCCAAGTCACGCGCAGCAGCGCGTTCTACGCGTCGCAAGGTCAAGAAGAGCGTTGTCAATGGCCAGGCGCACATCAAGTCCACTTTTAACAACACCATCGTTTCGATCACCGACCCAACGGGCGCTGTGATTTCATGGGCTTCCTCAGGTGAGGTTGGCTTCAAGGGATCCCGTAAGTCCACCCCTTACGCAGCTCAGATGGCTGCTGAGTCTGCTGCTCGCCGAGCTCAAGAGCACGGTCTGAAGAAGGTAGACGTATTTGTTAAGGGGCCGGGTTCTGGTCGTGAAACCGCGATTCGTTCGCTCCAGGCTGCTGGTCTGGAACTGGGAACCATCCAGGATGTCACCCCAGTTCCACACAACGGTTGCCGCCCTCCAAAGCGTCGTCGCGGCTAA
- a CDS encoding DNA-directed RNA polymerase subunit alpha: MLIAQRPTLNEEVVSDYRSRFIIEPLEPGFGYTLGNSLRRTLLSSIPGASVTSIRVDGVLHEFSTVPGVKEDVTEFILNLKSLVVSSEFDEPVVAYLRKQGPGEVTAADISAPGGVEVHNPDLHIATLNDEGQLDIELTIERGRGYVSAAQNKNADAEIGRIPVDSIYSPVLKVTYKVEATRVEQRTDFDRLIIDVETKPSILPRDAVASAGKTLVELFGLARELNVEAEGIDIGPSPVDAALAADLALAIEDLDLTVRSYNCLKREGIHTVGELVARSEADLMDIRNFGSKSIDEVKQKLNELNLSLKDSPNGFGEANLDSDESFVEDEQF; the protein is encoded by the coding sequence GTGCTAATTGCACAACGCCCCACGCTTAACGAAGAGGTCGTATCCGACTACCGTTCACGATTCATCATTGAACCTCTTGAACCAGGTTTCGGTTATACCCTCGGTAACTCACTTCGTCGCACCCTGCTGTCCTCAATCCCTGGCGCTTCTGTCACAAGCATCCGGGTGGACGGTGTCCTGCACGAGTTCTCAACCGTGCCTGGAGTTAAGGAAGACGTCACCGAGTTCATCTTGAACCTCAAGTCACTGGTCGTCTCCTCGGAATTCGACGAGCCTGTCGTCGCCTACCTGCGCAAGCAGGGTCCTGGCGAAGTCACGGCCGCCGACATTTCTGCGCCTGGCGGTGTAGAGGTCCACAACCCGGACCTGCACATCGCCACGCTGAATGACGAAGGTCAGCTCGACATTGAACTGACGATCGAACGCGGACGCGGATACGTTTCTGCTGCGCAGAACAAGAACGCGGATGCTGAGATCGGTCGTATTCCTGTCGACTCGATCTACTCGCCCGTGCTGAAGGTCACCTACAAGGTTGAAGCTACGCGTGTTGAACAGCGCACTGACTTCGACCGCCTGATCATCGACGTGGAAACTAAACCATCGATTCTGCCACGTGACGCAGTTGCATCGGCCGGTAAGACTCTTGTCGAACTGTTCGGTCTCGCTCGCGAACTCAACGTGGAAGCAGAAGGTATCGACATTGGACCGTCGCCGGTTGACGCTGCTCTGGCAGCTGACTTGGCGCTTGCGATCGAAGACCTCGATCTGACGGTTCGTTCGTACAACTGCCTCAAGCGCGAAGGTATCCACACTGTCGGTGAACTGGTTGCTCGTAGCGAAGCTGACCTCATGGACATCCGTAACTTCGGTTCGAAGTCCATCGACGAAGTCAAGCAGAAACTTAATGAACTGAACCTGAGCCTCAAGGACAGCCCGAACGGATTCGGTGAAGCTAACCTCGACTCAGACGAATCGTTCGTTGAGGACGAACAGTTCTAA
- the rplQ gene encoding 50S ribosomal protein L17 codes for MPTPTKGTRLGGSPAHERALLNNLAAQLFENKSVTTTVTKAKRLRPVAERLITFAKRGDLASRRRVLASISDKGIVHELFTSIAPAVAERPGGYTRITKIGPRRGDNAPMAVIELVLEPYSPKEKTVKEAEAVAETAAAEEADVAEEKVDEADEAKAEAPADVDSGAQEDEAQAEADEEAQDKAEDATEEADEKAEEETK; via the coding sequence ATGCCTACCCCTACTAAGGGAACCCGTCTGGGAGGTTCCCCGGCGCACGAGCGGGCGTTGCTGAACAATCTGGCAGCCCAGCTCTTTGAAAACAAGTCAGTGACCACCACGGTGACCAAGGCAAAACGCCTGCGCCCCGTTGCTGAACGTCTCATCACGTTCGCAAAGCGTGGCGACCTCGCGTCGCGCCGTCGCGTGCTTGCTTCGATTTCCGACAAGGGAATCGTGCACGAACTGTTCACCTCGATCGCTCCTGCTGTTGCTGAGCGCCCAGGTGGATACACCCGCATCACCAAGATCGGTCCTCGCCGCGGTGACAACGCTCCAATGGCTGTCATTGAACTGGTTCTTGAGCCTTACTCACCTAAGGAAAAGACCGTCAAGGAAGCCGAAGCAGTTGCTGAAACCGCTGCTGCTGAAGAAGCTGACGTAGCTGAAGAGAAGGTCGACGAAGCCGATGAGGCTAAGGCTGAAGCTCCTGCTGACGTTGACTCCGGTGCTCAGGAAGACGAAGCACAGGCTGAAGCTGACGAAGAAGCGCAGGACAAGGCTGAGGACGCTACTGAAGAAGCAGACGAAAAGGCTGAAGAAGAAACCAAGTAA